A stretch of Exiguobacterium sp. BMC-KP DNA encodes these proteins:
- a CDS encoding ABC transporter permease: protein MWQLARRVIRQTLNDKRSVGLILLAPLLIFNLIYFLLGNDDYTPVVAIDQDVPAPVSQAIENQDLSIKAYSGSDADAYLKDHKTVDVVLEMSDNQLSLSLREPSTKSSKALREIQAGLASLQPTMQLKTNYLYGDVDQSTFDALGFVFLSLFSFFFVFILSAMALVKERSGGTLERLMMTPIRQTDVIFGYTLGYSVFASIQAILVVLYATIVLDLPSAGSIIWVFLTMLGLAVVAVLFGATISIFAQSELQVVQLIPFTIIPQIFFSGLIPLDLIPYGLGNIGYITPIFYGASAIKEVLVYGNGWSSIWPFWLGLFLYGAALFLLNMLALNKYRGHQKRHG, encoded by the coding sequence ATGTGGCAACTCGCACGACGGGTCATCCGTCAAACGTTGAACGATAAACGAAGCGTCGGACTGATTTTACTTGCTCCGTTATTAATCTTCAACTTGATCTATTTCTTGCTCGGAAACGATGACTACACGCCAGTCGTCGCCATTGACCAGGATGTACCAGCTCCGGTCTCACAAGCGATTGAAAACCAGGATTTGTCGATCAAAGCGTATAGCGGTAGTGATGCGGACGCCTATCTGAAAGATCACAAAACGGTCGACGTCGTCTTAGAGATGAGCGACAATCAGCTGTCCTTAAGTCTCCGCGAACCATCGACGAAAAGTTCGAAAGCACTACGCGAGATTCAAGCTGGACTTGCGTCACTGCAACCGACGATGCAACTTAAGACGAACTATCTCTACGGAGATGTCGATCAATCGACGTTTGACGCGCTCGGTTTCGTTTTTTTATCACTATTCTCCTTCTTTTTCGTCTTCATCTTATCAGCGATGGCACTCGTCAAGGAGCGCAGTGGTGGCACGCTCGAGCGCTTGATGATGACACCGATTCGCCAAACGGATGTCATCTTCGGCTATACGCTCGGTTATAGCGTTTTTGCTTCCATCCAAGCCATTCTTGTCGTACTATATGCGACGATCGTTCTTGATCTGCCATCTGCAGGCTCGATCATCTGGGTCTTCCTGACGATGCTCGGACTTGCCGTTGTGGCGGTCTTGTTCGGGGCAACGATTTCGATCTTTGCCCAGTCTGAATTACAAGTTGTCCAGTTAATTCCTTTTACGATCATTCCGCAAATTTTCTTCTCCGGTTTGATTCCGCTTGATTTGATTCCGTACGGACTCGGGAACATCGGATATATCACCCCGATCTTCTACGGGGCGAGTGCAATCAAGGAAGTGCTTGTCTACGGCAATGGTTGGTCAAGTATCTGGCCGTTCTGGCTCGGACTATTCCTTTATGGTGCAGCACTGTTCCTCTTAAATATGCTCGCCCTCAACAAGTATCGTGGACATCAAAAAAGACACGGCTGA
- a CDS encoding DUF4129 domain-containing protein: MTCVLLFLGVVGVKLSYQALVDPPIDQSTGNWVHVPSTILPTKKVIYAKKDLITKALSSSKNGHKGYRKEPDKKPVVEVEKGSWTDAINQITRVAPWIVALVIIIYLYRRQRFNRMQWSFPSKHQPKRTALSLPLTSEIQFSLEGSILDSKIREAVRAFNRSLAPAQQRRTHETLTEWLTRLEVTVPHEVYQLVRYADVAEQTLDSARRTAFLEQLKQNQTRLV, from the coding sequence ATGACATGCGTATTGCTATTTTTAGGCGTCGTTGGTGTAAAACTGTCGTATCAAGCATTAGTCGATCCTCCGATCGATCAGTCGACGGGAAACTGGGTACATGTCCCGAGCACAATTTTACCGACTAAAAAAGTCATCTATGCGAAAAAAGATTTGATCACAAAGGCACTGAGCTCTTCAAAAAATGGGCACAAAGGATATCGGAAAGAGCCGGATAAGAAACCTGTTGTTGAAGTGGAAAAGGGATCATGGACGGATGCAATCAATCAAATCACTCGCGTTGCTCCTTGGATTGTCGCTCTAGTCATCATCATCTATCTGTATCGTCGACAACGATTCAACCGCATGCAGTGGTCATTCCCATCAAAACATCAACCAAAACGAACCGCTCTATCGCTTCCGCTAACGTCTGAAATCCAGTTCTCCTTAGAAGGCAGTATCCTTGATTCAAAAATTCGTGAAGCGGTGCGCGCGTTCAATCGGTCACTTGCTCCAGCGCAGCAACGGCGGACACATGAGACGCTGACGGAGTGGTTAACACGCCTAGAGGTCACGGTTCCGCATGAGGTCTATCAGCTCGTTCGGTATGCCGACGTGGCAGAGCAGACACTTGATTCTGCTCGACGGACTGCTTTCCTCGAACAACTTAAGCAAAATCAGACACGGCTCGTATAA
- a CDS encoding DUF2200 family protein: MSYEKVFQMPMQQLYNVYLQKVERKQRTQEELVEIMLWLTGHTQASFEQAKQAQTVAAFFEQAPDLNERRFLVTGVICGIRVENLTDPHIRNIRILDKLVDELAKGKVLSKILR; this comes from the coding sequence ATGAGTTACGAAAAAGTATTTCAAATGCCGATGCAACAGCTGTACAACGTATACCTACAAAAAGTAGAGCGCAAGCAACGGACGCAAGAGGAGCTGGTTGAAATCATGCTTTGGTTAACCGGACACACGCAAGCATCGTTTGAACAAGCAAAACAAGCGCAAACCGTCGCAGCCTTTTTCGAACAAGCACCCGATTTGAACGAACGTCGATTTTTAGTCACTGGTGTCATCTGCGGGATTCGAGTCGAGAACTTAACAGATCCACACATCCGTAACATCCGGATTCTCGATAAACTCGTTGATGAACTGGCAAAAGGAAAAGTATTATCTAAGATTTTACGATAA
- a CDS encoding NADPH-dependent FMN reductase has translation MEKLNIGIILGSTREGRLSPQVGNWVKQLADQRDDANYTILDIADYKLPLLGEKDGDASGAAAWSKDVAAQDGFVFIVQEYNHSIAASLKNALDYLRVEWNNKAAGIVSYGSVGGARAAEHLRGILGELLIADVRVHPALSLFTDFENGSVLKAAVVQETSVNQMLDQVIPWATALKTIR, from the coding sequence ATGGAGAAATTAAACATCGGCATCATCTTAGGATCAACACGTGAAGGACGTCTCAGCCCACAAGTTGGGAACTGGGTCAAACAACTCGCCGATCAACGGGATGATGCAAACTATACGATTCTTGATATCGCTGACTACAAATTACCACTCCTTGGTGAAAAAGACGGGGATGCATCGGGTGCTGCTGCTTGGTCGAAGGATGTCGCAGCGCAAGACGGCTTCGTCTTCATCGTGCAAGAATACAACCACTCGATTGCAGCGTCACTCAAGAACGCACTCGATTATCTCCGCGTCGAATGGAACAATAAAGCAGCAGGGATTGTCTCCTACGGTTCTGTCGGTGGGGCACGGGCAGCAGAACATTTGCGCGGCATCTTAGGGGAATTATTGATCGCCGACGTCCGGGTGCATCCTGCGTTGTCCTTGTTCACCGATTTTGAGAACGGATCGGTTCTCAAAGCCGCAGTCGTTCAAGAAACGTCGGTCAACCAAATGCTCGATCAAGTCATCCCGTGGGCAACGGCGTTGAAAACGATTCGCTAA
- a CDS encoding ring-cleaving dioxygenase translates to MNELKGIHHVTAITSSAEKNYDFFTNVLGMRLVKKTVNQDDIQTYHLFFADDKGSAGTDMTFFDFPGIQKGSHGTNEIFKTAFRVPTDAALEYWIKRFDKYDVKHRGIKEQFGKQTLSFVDFDEQQYMLISDEHNQGVASGTPWQNGPVPLEFAITGLGPIHIRIAEFDNLKAVLEQAMLMREVDQAGSLHLFEMGEGGNGAQVIVEHNVVLPSGRQGFGTVHHVAFRVEDTAALQEWIERMQQLRFNTSGYVDRFFFESLYARVARGVLFEWATDGPGFMGDEPYETVGEKLSLPPFLEPQRAQIEQMVRPIDTVRSTRKIEKEYL, encoded by the coding sequence ATGAATGAACTAAAAGGTATCCACCACGTTACAGCGATTACGAGCAGTGCTGAGAAAAACTATGACTTCTTTACCAATGTCCTAGGGATGCGATTGGTCAAAAAAACCGTCAATCAGGATGATATTCAGACGTATCACTTATTCTTCGCTGATGATAAAGGATCTGCCGGCACGGATATGACGTTCTTTGATTTTCCTGGTATTCAAAAAGGATCACACGGGACGAATGAAATCTTCAAGACAGCGTTCCGTGTCCCGACGGATGCCGCACTCGAGTACTGGATCAAACGGTTTGACAAATACGACGTCAAGCACCGTGGCATCAAAGAACAGTTCGGTAAACAGACGCTCTCGTTCGTCGATTTCGATGAGCAACAATATATGTTGATTTCTGACGAGCACAATCAAGGTGTCGCGTCTGGCACACCGTGGCAAAACGGTCCGGTGCCACTCGAGTTTGCGATCACAGGACTCGGTCCGATTCACATCCGAATTGCGGAATTCGATAATTTAAAAGCCGTACTCGAACAAGCGATGTTAATGCGCGAAGTCGATCAAGCTGGTTCACTGCACTTGTTCGAGATGGGTGAAGGCGGAAACGGTGCCCAAGTCATCGTCGAGCATAACGTCGTCCTGCCGAGTGGACGTCAAGGTTTTGGAACGGTCCACCATGTCGCCTTCCGCGTCGAAGATACGGCTGCCTTACAGGAATGGATCGAACGGATGCAACAGTTGCGCTTCAACACATCGGGCTACGTCGATCGGTTCTTCTTCGAATCACTCTATGCCCGTGTCGCACGTGGTGTCTTGTTCGAGTGGGCAACGGATGGTCCGGGTTTCATGGGGGACGAACCTTACGAAACGGTCGGGGAGAAATTGTCGTTACCACCATTCCTCGAGCCGCAACGAGCACAGATCGAACAAATGGTCCGTCCGATCGATACGGTCCGGAGCACACGGAAAATTGAAAAAGAATATCTTTAA
- a CDS encoding MarR family winged helix-turn-helix transcriptional regulator — MTRPNPNLKALTVMVRAVDALHEVIKKDVAQWGLNPTDFSVLELLYHRGRQPIQLIGKKVLITSSSITYVIDKLEKKNYVFRKACPEDRRVTFAELTSEGQQLMETIFPEHEQAINQVFRGIDPSNLEAFIETAKTIGYQAKGK, encoded by the coding sequence ATGACACGACCGAATCCGAATTTGAAAGCATTGACAGTCATGGTGCGGGCAGTTGACGCGCTACATGAAGTCATCAAGAAGGACGTTGCGCAGTGGGGACTGAATCCGACCGATTTTTCAGTTCTTGAGTTGCTGTATCATAGGGGAAGGCAACCGATCCAACTGATTGGGAAAAAAGTCTTGATTACGAGTAGTAGTATCACGTATGTGATCGATAAGCTCGAAAAAAAGAACTACGTTTTCCGTAAAGCCTGTCCAGAGGATCGGCGCGTGACATTTGCGGAACTGACCTCTGAAGGACAACAACTGATGGAAACGATTTTTCCGGAGCACGAGCAAGCGATCAATCAAGTATTTCGAGGGATAGACCCGTCAAATCTCGAAGCTTTCATCGAGACAGCAAAAACGATCGGCTATCAAGCAAAGGGTAAATAA
- a CDS encoding Type 1 glutamine amidotransferase-like domain-containing protein — MNLMLIGGGQLIAPSHQVINRHVVQLTKHAPHIVFLPTASRDERLYQEQFRATYEALGATVSIVTLFDDNQTIDTQRQLLQHADIIYVGGGHYPLLAKTLEDTGMGVLLKQAVERGTWYVGVSAGAIYPMEYGIRTIESGNDYCLDTGQSWLSGCLCPHLNQERRAARFQDYLPQMESAIGLPDDTAYIQSETDQYMLGEGYELYK, encoded by the coding sequence ATGAACCTTATGCTAATCGGCGGCGGACAACTAATTGCGCCGTCCCATCAAGTCATCAATCGTCATGTTGTTCAACTGACGAAACATGCGCCACATATCGTTTTCCTGCCGACGGCAAGTCGGGACGAGCGATTGTATCAAGAACAATTTCGCGCTACATATGAAGCACTTGGCGCGACCGTCTCAATCGTCACATTGTTTGACGATAACCAAACGATCGATACACAACGACAACTCTTACAGCACGCCGACATCATCTATGTCGGAGGTGGTCATTATCCGTTACTCGCTAAGACTCTTGAGGACACTGGAATGGGTGTACTTCTCAAGCAAGCGGTCGAGCGTGGAACGTGGTACGTCGGTGTTAGTGCTGGGGCAATTTATCCGATGGAATACGGGATTCGCACGATAGAAAGTGGTAACGATTACTGTCTTGATACAGGACAAAGCTGGCTCAGTGGCTGTCTCTGTCCGCATTTAAATCAAGAAAGAAGGGCAGCTCGTTTTCAGGACTACCTTCCTCAAATGGAAAGTGCGATCGGATTGCCCGACGATACGGCGTATATTCAATCTGAGACGGATCAGTATATGTTAGGTGAAGGATACGAGCTGTATAAATGA
- a CDS encoding phosphotransferase family protein, whose product MQREAGFLPEYVGFLKTEQQSLLLMGWRDGITLTSALEQVTSEQRIQLWQAFGTYLFNFHLRATVGMSDIWLTDRLMTAERYVASGWTSGTMDLLKRLKSSCPNPIAASWIHGDCTTDNLLVAADGTMSFIDVGAMKPGDRRYDIALAISPIIDDPEALDAFYQGYRFNRLTTPEFDYYEHGLYSFF is encoded by the coding sequence ATGCAACGAGAAGCAGGGTTCCTACCTGAGTATGTCGGCTTTTTAAAGACAGAACAGCAGAGTCTTCTTTTGATGGGGTGGCGGGATGGGATCACGTTGACGAGTGCATTAGAACAGGTGACAAGCGAACAACGGATTCAGCTGTGGCAAGCGTTCGGAACCTATCTCTTCAATTTTCATCTGCGAGCGACAGTAGGAATGTCGGATATTTGGTTAACGGATCGGCTCATGACGGCAGAACGTTATGTCGCATCGGGTTGGACGTCCGGAACGATGGATTTACTGAAACGATTAAAGTCTTCCTGTCCGAATCCGATTGCTGCTAGTTGGATTCATGGCGACTGTACGACGGACAACCTATTGGTCGCAGCAGACGGTACGATGTCATTCATCGATGTCGGAGCGATGAAACCAGGCGATCGACGGTATGATATCGCTCTTGCGATCAGTCCAATTATCGATGATCCAGAAGCGTTGGATGCCTTCTATCAAGGCTATCGCTTCAATCGACTGACTACACCTGAATTTGATTATTACGAACATGGTCTGTATTCCTTTTTCTAA
- a CDS encoding Lrp/AsnC family transcriptional regulator yields the protein MDQIDQQIVRILQDDARIPWSELGRQIGLSAPAVIERVRKMEDAGIIEGFRAVINPEALAQGLLAIVMFEETRCAGLIEFCKGHPEVVECHRLTGSYNFMVKLQTASVATLERFLDDASVYGKPSTWIRLSTPVPFTGYTI from the coding sequence ATGGACCAGATTGATCAACAAATCGTTCGGATATTGCAGGACGATGCCCGGATCCCATGGTCGGAACTCGGACGACAAATCGGATTATCGGCACCTGCCGTCATCGAACGGGTCCGAAAAATGGAGGACGCAGGGATCATTGAAGGATTTCGCGCTGTCATTAATCCAGAAGCACTCGCGCAAGGGTTACTCGCGATCGTCATGTTCGAAGAGACACGTTGTGCGGGTTTGATTGAATTTTGTAAAGGACATCCAGAAGTCGTCGAGTGCCACCGCCTGACCGGTAGCTATAACTTCATGGTCAAGTTGCAAACGGCGTCTGTTGCAACACTAGAACGTTTTCTCGATGACGCGTCTGTTTACGGAAAACCATCGACCTGGATTCGATTGTCGACGCCAGTGCCATTTACGGGGTATACGATATGA
- a CDS encoding DUF1272 domain-containing protein, whose product MEPTCVRCEETIETTIYQCSHACTFCEPCTKTLDHICQNCGEMLEPKLEITK is encoded by the coding sequence ATGGAACCAACCTGTGTCCGGTGTGAAGAAACGATTGAAACGACGATTTATCAGTGCTCGCACGCTTGTACATTTTGCGAACCGTGTACAAAAACACTCGATCATATTTGCCAAAACTGCGGCGAGATGCTCGAACCTAAACTAGAAATCACGAAGTGA
- a CDS encoding oxidoreductase, which produces MSEKVLFITGCSTGFGRQIAEKAIKAGYKVAVTARNVEQVQDLVAGNESKAIALTLDVTNQTQVKAAVKQTIDTFGRIDVLVNNAGIGYFGSVEESVEEETRKMFEINFWGLMSVTNEVLPHMRHQQGGHIINFSSIGGLVSFPTLGYYHATKYAVEGVSESLAQEVAPFNINVSLIEPSSFRTDWGGRSSVKTETEIPELRDSVVGQMIQGVSTQSGQEAGDPEKAAEAILTIIESDEPPLRLLLGKDAYQAATYKLSTMSESIESWKELTLNADFEA; this is translated from the coding sequence ATGTCAGAAAAAGTATTATTCATTACAGGATGTTCGACAGGCTTCGGACGCCAAATTGCCGAAAAAGCGATTAAGGCAGGATATAAAGTAGCGGTCACGGCTCGTAATGTCGAGCAAGTTCAAGATTTGGTCGCTGGAAACGAATCAAAAGCGATTGCGTTAACGTTAGATGTCACGAATCAAACGCAAGTAAAAGCAGCAGTTAAACAAACGATCGATACGTTTGGTCGGATTGACGTATTGGTCAACAATGCCGGAATTGGTTATTTTGGATCTGTGGAAGAAAGCGTTGAAGAAGAAACACGGAAGATGTTTGAGATTAACTTCTGGGGATTGATGAGTGTTACAAATGAAGTGTTACCTCATATGCGACATCAGCAAGGCGGTCACATCATAAACTTCTCTTCGATTGGTGGACTAGTCTCCTTCCCGACGCTCGGGTACTACCATGCAACGAAATATGCTGTAGAAGGTGTATCAGAGAGCTTGGCACAGGAAGTAGCGCCGTTTAACATCAACGTGTCATTGATCGAACCAAGTAGTTTCAGAACGGATTGGGGCGGGCGTTCATCTGTTAAAACAGAAACAGAGATTCCAGAATTACGCGATTCGGTGGTAGGTCAGATGATTCAAGGGGTATCAACTCAGAGCGGACAAGAAGCAGGGGATCCTGAAAAGGCTGCTGAGGCCATTTTAACAATCATTGAATCCGACGAACCACCACTACGTTTATTGCTTGGAAAAGATGCCTATCAAGCTGCTACGTATAAGTTGAGTACGATGAGCGAAAGTATTGAGTCATGGAAAGAGTTGACGCTGAATGCTGACTTTGAAGCATAA
- a CDS encoding MerR family transcriptional regulator has protein sequence MYSINEVEKMFGLPASTLRFYEKKGLLPQINRDTGGRRKYTQPELEWLQLVIALRNTGMTIDEIKAYVVLIQDESVSLEERRAFLFAHKQSVEAKMAQMFSNLEKINRKVAIYDAMIHERDGGKFLI, from the coding sequence ATGTATAGTATCAACGAAGTGGAAAAAATGTTCGGATTGCCAGCATCAACGCTCCGATTTTATGAGAAGAAAGGACTTCTTCCTCAAATAAATCGAGATACTGGTGGTCGTCGAAAATATACACAACCGGAACTCGAGTGGTTACAGTTGGTAATTGCGCTACGGAACACAGGAATGACGATTGATGAAATAAAAGCTTATGTCGTACTGATTCAGGATGAGTCCGTCTCATTAGAGGAGCGTCGTGCATTTTTATTTGCTCATAAGCAATCCGTGGAAGCAAAAATGGCACAAATGTTTAGTAACCTTGAAAAAATTAACCGTAAAGTAGCAATCTACGATGCGATGATTCACGAAAGAGATGGCGGGAAATTTTTGATTTGA
- a CDS encoding aldo/keto reductase: protein MHYTKLGNTGLEISRIALGGMSYGDPTRGVHRWTLDEAASRPLLKQALDLGINFIDTANAYQGGSSEEIIGRVVSEYANRDDIVLATKVYGQTREGQNNRGLSRKAIFSEVDHSLRRLGTDYIDLYQIHRWDYDTPIEETMEALHDVVKSGKVRYLGASSMYTWQFQKANHVAKQHGWTPFVSMQNHLNLLYREEEREMLPYCQDEKIGVIPWSPLARGRLTRDWEEVSTRSENDAFANHLYHATEAADRQVVAAVKQIAEERGISRAQIALAWVLQKQPVSAPIIGATKAHHLTDAVSALDIELSIAEIKRLEECYIPHEVVGFS, encoded by the coding sequence ATGCATTATACAAAGTTAGGAAATACGGGTCTTGAAATTTCACGAATCGCACTAGGCGGAATGAGTTATGGAGATCCAACGCGTGGAGTCCATCGCTGGACGTTAGATGAGGCAGCAAGTCGCCCGTTACTTAAACAAGCACTAGACTTAGGAATCAACTTCATTGATACCGCTAATGCCTATCAAGGTGGGAGTAGTGAAGAAATTATCGGTAGAGTAGTAAGCGAGTATGCGAACCGAGATGATATCGTTTTAGCTACGAAAGTGTATGGCCAAACACGCGAAGGACAAAATAACCGAGGTCTCTCTCGTAAAGCTATCTTCTCAGAGGTTGATCATAGCCTTCGCCGTCTAGGAACGGATTATATCGATCTTTACCAAATCCACCGCTGGGATTATGATACACCGATTGAAGAAACGATGGAGGCACTTCATGATGTAGTCAAGTCTGGAAAAGTACGATATCTCGGTGCTTCTTCTATGTATACATGGCAATTCCAAAAAGCGAATCATGTAGCAAAACAACACGGCTGGACACCATTCGTCAGCATGCAAAACCACTTGAATCTACTCTATCGAGAAGAAGAGCGAGAAATGTTACCCTACTGCCAAGACGAAAAGATTGGTGTGATCCCATGGAGCCCTTTAGCACGGGGTCGATTAACGAGAGACTGGGAAGAAGTAAGTACACGTTCTGAAAATGATGCGTTTGCTAATCACCTGTATCATGCAACTGAAGCAGCCGACCGTCAAGTCGTCGCTGCTGTTAAACAAATTGCAGAAGAACGTGGCATTTCTCGTGCCCAGATTGCTTTGGCATGGGTCTTACAAAAACAACCCGTTTCAGCACCGATCATTGGAGCGACTAAAGCACATCACTTAACGGATGCCGTTTCTGCTCTAGACATCGAATTATCGATAGCAGAAATTAAACGATTGGAAGAGTGCTATATTCCACATGAAGTCGTAGGATTCTCTTAA
- a CDS encoding DUF4188 domain-containing protein, producing MKRIIATPNKDVVVFIIGLRINRLRSVRQWLATVQAMGPMLQECYENDVGLISHESLVGWRSVTLIQYWRSTEELMAYAHGSRHLTAWKRFNQKARTSEAVGIFHETFEVSNYESMYVNLPTRGLAKALGESAIKPHQEQAKGRLAERQSQETI from the coding sequence ATGAAACGGATCATTGCGACTCCGAATAAAGACGTCGTCGTGTTCATTATCGGGCTACGAATCAATCGCCTACGCTCCGTCCGGCAATGGTTAGCGACGGTCCAAGCGATGGGACCGATGCTGCAAGAGTGTTATGAGAACGATGTCGGACTGATTTCGCATGAGTCACTTGTCGGTTGGCGTTCCGTAACGTTGATCCAGTACTGGCGTTCAACAGAAGAGCTGATGGCATATGCCCATGGTTCCCGTCATTTAACAGCGTGGAAACGATTCAATCAGAAGGCACGAACATCTGAAGCGGTCGGGATCTTTCACGAGACGTTCGAAGTCAGCAATTATGAGTCGATGTATGTCAATCTTCCGACCCGGGGTCTTGCAAAAGCACTTGGGGAGTCGGCGATCAAACCGCACCAAGAACAAGCGAAAGGACGATTAGCCGAACGACAGTCGCAAGAGACGATCTGA
- a CDS encoding PadR family transcriptional regulator, protein MPKENMTRYAILGLLASGCTSGYEMKHTIDTSLNHFWKISFGQVYPTLKRLEAEGLIVEEVTDGERKQFALTENGHMELERWVAEPSVELPVQRNDLLLKLYFARHASKDVTLQKIQEHARLLEERLETYQAIETMIRSYPESNDAVYWLLTLDYGIRKTRALLDWCDASLETLEGGN, encoded by the coding sequence ATGCCAAAAGAAAACATGACCCGTTACGCGATTCTCGGACTCTTGGCGAGCGGTTGTACGTCCGGTTATGAGATGAAGCATACGATCGACACGAGCTTGAATCACTTTTGGAAAATCAGTTTCGGACAAGTCTACCCGACACTGAAACGGTTAGAAGCGGAAGGATTGATCGTGGAAGAGGTCACGGATGGGGAGCGAAAACAATTCGCCTTGACGGAAAACGGACATATGGAACTCGAACGATGGGTAGCTGAACCGTCCGTTGAATTGCCGGTGCAACGAAACGACTTATTGTTGAAGCTTTATTTTGCAAGGCATGCTTCAAAAGATGTCACGCTACAGAAGATTCAGGAGCATGCGCGCTTGCTCGAAGAACGGCTCGAGACGTATCAGGCAATCGAGACGATGATTCGTTCCTACCCCGAATCAAACGACGCCGTTTATTGGTTATTGACGCTTGATTATGGCATTCGAAAGACACGTGCGTTACTCGACTGGTGTGACGCTTCCCTCGAAACCCTTGAAGGAGGAAATTGA
- a CDS encoding histidine phosphatase family protein codes for MITIYFVRHCESVKTGSDRERGLTDAGQLQAQELVAFFEAIPIDAIYSSPMRRASDSVRPLANQRNMQIMTVPFQERLFQPLDERLTSERLEEVLSQSFLDVDYSEVGGESNRMALGRAVVAIKKLRDTHPNQQVVVATHGLVLSLVLGRYTRRAANEWLDAMTSPAIHQLTFDAVGKASHEQLSADD; via the coding sequence ATGATAACGATTTACTTCGTCCGACATTGTGAATCGGTCAAAACGGGGAGTGATCGTGAACGAGGCTTAACCGATGCAGGTCAACTGCAAGCGCAGGAACTAGTAGCGTTCTTTGAAGCGATACCGATTGACGCCATTTACTCGAGTCCGATGCGACGGGCGAGTGATTCTGTCCGACCGCTTGCGAATCAACGAAACATGCAGATCATGACGGTTCCGTTTCAAGAACGACTGTTTCAACCACTTGATGAACGATTAACGTCTGAGCGACTCGAGGAAGTATTGAGTCAGTCATTTCTAGACGTCGATTACTCTGAAGTTGGTGGAGAGTCGAATCGCATGGCACTTGGTCGTGCTGTAGTAGCCATTAAAAAGCTCCGTGACACGCATCCGAATCAGCAAGTAGTTGTCGCGACGCATGGTCTCGTACTGTCGTTAGTTCTTGGAAGATATACTAGGCGAGCAGCGAACGAATGGCTTGACGCGATGACAAGCCCAGCGATTCACCAGTTGACATTCGATGCCGTCGGGAAAGCGTCTCATGAACAACTTTCAGCAGACGATTAA
- a CDS encoding Type 1 glutamine amidotransferase-like domain-containing protein, whose protein sequence is MKYLLTSGGVQNESIHQGLLEMLGKPIEACHAVAITTASYALPNGVELATNFIQGKDEAPMVGLDWKSVGLLELSAIPALAEETWRPAVEKADVILVNGGDPLFLHHWFVESGFDRMLPELTGVYLGMSAGSMVLTPRIGTYFVGWQKTPEQSDATLGLVDFSIFPHLDHPQLPDNHMQTAKEWAKTLTNPAYAIDDATAIRVIGSNVDVISEGNWVKLR, encoded by the coding sequence ATGAAGTACTTATTAACTTCTGGTGGAGTACAAAATGAATCGATTCATCAAGGGTTACTCGAGATGCTTGGAAAACCGATTGAAGCATGTCACGCCGTTGCAATTACAACGGCGTCATACGCGTTACCGAACGGAGTAGAACTTGCTACCAACTTTATTCAAGGTAAGGATGAGGCACCGATGGTCGGTTTAGATTGGAAATCGGTTGGATTACTGGAACTGTCAGCCATACCAGCGCTTGCGGAAGAAACATGGCGACCTGCTGTCGAGAAAGCGGACGTCATCCTCGTCAATGGTGGGGACCCTTTGTTTTTGCATCACTGGTTCGTCGAATCTGGATTTGATCGAATGTTGCCTGAACTGACCGGTGTTTATCTCGGGATGAGTGCCGGTAGCATGGTACTTACGCCACGAATCGGAACGTATTTCGTCGGATGGCAGAAGACGCCGGAGCAATCAGACGCAACACTCGGCCTCGTCGATTTTTCGATTTTCCCGCATCTCGATCACCCGCAGTTACCGGATAATCACATGCAAACAGCAAAAGAGTGGGCAAAGACGCTGACGAATCCAGCGTACGCAATCGATGACGCGACGGCGATCCGTGTCATTGGTTCGAACGTGGACGTGATATCCGAAGGAAATTGGGTCAAGTTGCGATGA